The Trypanosoma brucei brucei TREU927 chromosome 4, complete sequence genomic sequence CTGCATTCGACCAAACGGCAATTGCAGTTGAGAGCACAGTTGTCGAGAAGTGAAAGAGTAACACACGTTGTGGACCGAAAAACAGTTACAACTTTACCGATAAGGGTATGATGCCACCTGCAAGACCGGGATCGTGGAAAATGCACCCATCACAGGCAACGTCGCTAACGCCGCTGTCGCGCTTTTCTTCACGCGCACTCGCGGACGGATATTATCAGAGAGATGTATTGGGGATTTCATCATGGCAGACGGAGGCGccacctaaaaaaaaaaaattcgcaACGATCGGTTACACCTCGTCCTTGCATAATGAGTAACAACTCACATCTCATTTTTGTCGTAATCAGCAACCACGTGCCCAGAGGCTGCATGTTCCCATCACGCCGCCAACTTCCACCACTGCTCTTTTCGGCACGCGCACTGCTCAACCACATACTGGCGCTGTTTATTTCTTCAACATCTTTTCCGCACCACCAATGGGGAAATCCACCTTCTTCGCTATCGCCGACTTGGTCATGAATGgtccttttattttcgtttccttgAACAAGCAGTGCCGCTGCAGCACTGGATCCCAGAGCACCTTTTGCACTTTTCGCCCTGTAGCATCTAGTCGCTCTGTCTCCGTCTTGAGGTATCCCTCCATGTGCCCGGTGTTTGCCTCACTGCGCAGTGCTACCATATTGTTTTTTATCTTCCTGGGGATAACCTTGGGGATGAAACCCACCATACGCTTCTTGAGACGCGTCTTGTACTGGCCACGCAACAACAAGGCGGTGGAGGAGAGCattcttcctctccttttgctAGTTGCTTCCGGTTCTCCCCTTGTCGCTGCCGTGGTTGGCCGTGTTTTGTATCCCCTATTTCCACTCTGAGATATACACGTGTCAACATGAGCATGTGtgtaaatacatatatatgtgtgtgtgggggggggggagagtgGAATTAAAGTCAGCGATTGAGACGAGCGGGAGGCGTAACACTGAAAAATTACCCTTCTGTGACCATTTGTCCACGTGAAGTTGTCAAAGTTGTGTACCGCTTAAACGGAATTCGGTTTTACACGCAACAATTAAAATGGTTATGACTGGCGAAAGCatagagagggaaaagtatACAAGACAACACCATAGAGTGACTGTACTCTGGCCACTACTGCTGAAGCTGACTGTGGAGTGCAAGTGGGTATTTTTTCAGCGTGAGCTCCACAACGCCCTCAGAAAGGAAGATCACTTCGTTTCGCTTTCCTTTACCGGCTTCCGCCCCTCGGTCGTCCACAGCGAATACGGGTTCCTTGAATACCAGTTTCACCTTCCCCGTCTTGCCGAACGCGGAGTCAATGATGCCTTCCCTTAAGCCCCCCGGCCCGTTCTCATTAACGCAGCATCCATCATCCCCGCTCGTTGGCCGAAAGTAAACCGTAAGCCCAATGAATTTCTGTACCTCAGCATGAAGTGCATCCTTAACTTTCGTAtccctctccttcttatTGGTGCTCATACCACCACCGCTCCTAGCCTCATGCATCTCCGAAGTAACGACGCCACTGGCAATACACGACCTGTCACTCACCACGCGTTCCACTACTAACGACCGGGACTTGTATCGAACGATGGGCATCGACCGCCACATCACGGCATCGTCTTTATCATCATGCAGAAGCGCACGGACGCGCCCCGCGAGTGCTATCCGGCACATGTTTTCTCGTTCCACGTCAAGTCGGGCCGCTATTAGTGGGGTCCCAATAGCTGCCAAGATGGGTTTCTCAAGCAGTACGATGGCGAAATATGTCAACGGCCCACGCTTGACAGCGATGGGTCGGCCGGGCCACCGATGCTTGTCTTCGGAAGGGCATTCAAACGTGATGAACGCCTCCTCACCCAACTCCTCCACGTACTGACTTTCTTGCATTAGGTCGAAAGGGGGCTCCTCCGCTAATTCCTCCCCAGCTTGCGAGTCGCTGGGGAGGCAAACAGTCGGGCGACTGAAAAACCGCATGGTtcccatcaccgtagagtgACCAATGTTTATATGAAACTTGGTGTGCACGTTGCACGGCAGCTGATGGAACCGAACACGACTAACCTCCGCAACCATCACAGAGGCACTTTCAAACACTGGCACAGGATGAACCGCCTGGTCTGCGCGGCtccgctgccgctgttgctgctgcagcgcacTACAAAGCAAACCGCGCTCCATTCCTTCAGCATCAAACTGTACAACAGAGAGTCCAACGCGGTCACCACGGCGGGCCATCTGCACGGGCTTGCGGAACACTTGCAAccccttcactttctttaccACATGAGACTCAGGAATGACAACGCTGTCCCCTACGCTTACCTGTCCGCGGAGAATGGTGCCGGTGAACACGGTACCTTGGCCTTTCAATGCAAAGCAGTGGTCAACCATCATCACAAAGTCCTCCGGCCTCAACGGAGCttccttatttcttttgATCGTATCCGCGTCGACAAGGCTCAGGACGGCCGGTAACACCTTCTCCACGTTGATTGGACTCATCATACAGCCCTCACACGTTGTACCACCCGACTCTTCGCGACGCGGTGCGGCAGCGACCTCAACCATCGCCACAGATGGCCATCTGGTTCGTTCGAATGTCTTTTGCAGGCGCTTCCGCAGTTTATCGATTGCTGCCCGCTTCTCTTCGCTCGTAGACCCCTGGATAGCGTCAACTTTGTTGATCACAAGGACGAGTGGTTTGCACAGGACCTCGCCAATCACTATGCACTCCGCTGTCTGCGTCTGTATACCCTTGCAAGCATCAATGACAAGAATCATCATGTCTATAATTTGCGCCCCTCCCAATACAGTACGAATGAGCGATGCGTGTCCGGGGCAATCAACAAAAGTACATTGGACCTGTTGAATACCAGCGTTAAACAAATCCGGCGCAATGCCCTCCGTAGGAACGCAAGTGGCGCTAAAGCCAAGGTCGAGTGTTATGCCTCGGCGCTGACTCTCAGGACTCTTGTCAAATGCTGCTGTTGAAGCAGTTGATGAAAGCGCGCGTGCAAGCGATGTCTTTCCACTGTCTACATGACCTAGAATTCCGATGTTAATGTTTACAGAGGCAACATCATTAACTTCTGTCATTCCTGTTGGTCAACGCTCACAAGGTTGCTGTGCATGCAGCGGAGCTCCTTTCAACAGGGGTGGGGAAGTAACCTTCACCCGCTGTTAGTTGCGCTTCAAAAATAGACTAgtggggagggaaaaggaaccCAATATGAAGCgtaggggaagggaaagttgATGAAAGGAGTTGTTCATATGAAGTGCACACCAGTAGCATCAAGCGATGTCCATATTagacatacaaaaaaaaagggaaccaaaaacaacaacaacaacagtagctCTATTTCCTGCTGCGAGAATTCCGTATCGTTTTAAATAGACTCGTTAACGTGTGCTACAGCATCATTTCCATCCGACACTCACCTGACAGGGGTATCATGACGATGAGAAAAATTAGCCACTCATGGCGGGGAAAGTGGGGAACCAAAGTaaaacacaacaacgatgaggacaaagaggaaaaaaaaacacaacttaTCACTCAGCATCCTCATCCGCCATGCAGTGTGGAGATGAATTCAACGGTATCACCATCATTTAGCACATAGTCCATCCCACCAACAACTTCTGCATCGCATGAATTCACCAGCACAAGAATGCCCGGACGGAGCGTTTGACCCGTCTGATCCACGAGAAGATCCGGTCTTTCCTTGACGTAGTTTGTCTTGAGTAACTGCACCAACCCATTGAGGTTCGTCCCCGTGGGAACAACGCCATCCAACTGAAGACTTGTTTGCTTAGCAAAAAGTAACTCACATCCTCCTGCGAACTGCACTGTTATGTGGTTGTGGTTCGACATTATAATGCGTTTAAGCCACAGAAACGATTATAAAGATagacaaaaaaggtaatGTTACACCCCGAGGGAAAACTGCGAATAAAACCAAGTAACGGTCACCCTTTTTGCTATTACTAATATATTTACGTTACCGTAACGGTTcgagagaaggaaaacaaatgtgGAAAAACAATGTTTGGAGGTGAAGGTGAGGGGTAGCATAACAAATTTACACGTGATAAAAGGGGCGGCGAACCAAAACGAGGAAAATCGAAGATTCACCGGTAAAAGAAATGACGTCACGTCAATCAGCCGTCgcgtgtgggggggggggagcggGGGGAGGGTTCCATTTTGGGGGCCGTTTACTCGATTCGCAGGGAACCTTCGACAATTCcctcactattttttttaaatccaaCCGCGCCCAGGCGAGTTTGTTTAAAATTCGACTCCACTTCTCTCCATGCCAATACACCAGacaccaaacacacacacacacatatatatatatatatatatgtacaaaaacaaacacatacatttGTGTTGCTGCGAGGAATCAGGTGCTGCATGTAAATGTAAAAGTAACTGTAACCTTAAAAACCTAGGAAATAGGGCAACAGGGGAAGAGAGAATATGAATATGAACATGAAGTATAAACATgcggaaaacaaacaaacaaacaaagcagTGCGGTTCCGGTCGAAATAAAAGGATTCggtagagagagagagtgccGGCGGAtgcggaaacaaaaagtgcaGTAACAACGAGCCTAGCCTGTAaccatctttttttcacacaaacacaaacacgaacacacacaaaaccaaTAATTCTCTCAGTTTCATCCTCCAACACTGAAAACTTATTCCGCTCAGATGTGAAATGGCGCACAAGCAAACGGGCGCCCAGAAGGCCACATATGTTCGTAAGcttatatataaaaataaataaatataggCAAACGTATTTTGTTCTAAGTtcacttttcctcctcttcaacaTGAATTGCAACTTCACAGAGGCCGTGTaatgatgaaaaaagaaaagtgtgaaCAGACCCTTCCGTTACGATtcagagagggagggagggaggtaAAGGAGAGAGGGGGTTAAGTGCTGATATATGAGGTGGTGCTGCGCCTTTCAGGGTTCCAGTAATTACTCTCTCATCTCCCACCTCTGACttctcattttgtttttgtttttatttatttatttattttttgttttgctttgcttttatccttcctttctttttccttttatcttctttgagttattttctcctcccttttatatatatatatatatatatttcccccctcctagCAGTTCTCCTCCTAATCGGCTTAATGgatttctccctccccctcctcccaaCACACGAGAAATAAAGCATGACCatggagaggaaacaaaccAAAGAGTGGCACGGATCGCAACGTaataaataagcaaaaataaggtggaaaaaaaaaggcaaacaaaCTTTATCTATGgctaaaataaaaagaagaatagtaacaaaaaaaaaaattaaaattaaaaaaaaaacttatagCGCAACCACAGGCGTAGTAGGCATGAAAAAATTGCATACCGTGCCGCCccattttgtcttttccttcccttttgacCACACCTTTCCTCATGGCAGCAAAATCCTTCactcctccccccttttcttcatcctactcttccttcttttttttcctccttcttctcaTGAATCCACAccttattatttatttatttctttttttttttgctttttcttttcctgttttatttcttctgaGCCATATGAGTTAAAAAAGCAGCGACGATAACACCACAATATCGATGTGcattggaaaaaaagggagagagaggaaaaaagaaaaaaaaagcaaactcATCACGGCAAACGAGAAATATCCTCATTCAAGTGGCATTGGGGTCttcgtgtttattttttctttttctttttttttcgtacgTGTCCATTAAGTGGCCCGCTTTGCAGTGGCCGTCCCCacatctctctcttttttttttctttaaaaagaaaaaaaatctattTAGCTGTGCATCACTGTGGCccatgttatatatatatatatatataacacatACACTTATACACCTGCGGCTATGCATCAAATAAAGGCGGGGTATGGGGAAAATACCACCAGAGCCGTCAAATATATTTCACGCATAAATGTATAGGTGAATGTATTCATATATACGTTTAACTCCTCCCTCTTACGTTAGCACAAACAGGAaagtgcaagaaaaaaaaaaggaagaaaggaaaaaaaaagagatggagcagGCGGGGTTTTCGTTTCCTGTTtaatttttgtatttttttttgttttcctttcctttgctcGTTTCTTCAGAGTCAAATCatgcagaaataaataatgcaGACACGCAAACACGCACAAGCACCGATGATAATGTACATAAACGTACGAAAACGAATTACAtcaaggaggggaaaaccaACCGAGAcacaaaagggggggggcacataaaaagcaggaaaaaaaaacagggagagattcaaaaggaaagaaaacactCGACGGTGAGTGGTGCCGAGGAGGCGTATATACGaccaaaaaaacgaaataaaaacaaaaacaaaatcaaattTAAAGAGACCTGAAGACACATCGCACTGAATTGCGCGCGAGATGCGAGATGCGGTCtgcatgtttttcttttcacaccatattttttttttctaactgTTCCGACGCATTGTGCCGATGAACTCAAAtcaatataaataaataaataaataaatatatatatatatatatgtatgagTACGTGCGCACAAACACGGCAGAGCAGTTATCACATACATGCTGATTAACTCAGCATTGAATAAGTGGAAACCAAACCAAACCAAACCAACCTTCcctataaaaaaaacaacaacaacaacaacaacacaataacaaacaacagcaatgcgACCTCCCGCCAAACACAtgtgatcttttttttttcttcgttccaTATTGTTGCGCGGGGAAGTGATCCCGGACACTCCACTTGTTAGTGGGTgcgaaacacaaaacaaaacaaaagaaacagctACAGAATCAGTACATGTGACCGGAGGTGGCAGGAAAACGATGAGCTGCTCAGCAAcaaggacaaaaaacaaaaagaggttAGAAGTTTAaatttaattaaaaaaaaaaagaacaacaacaacaacacgaataggaaacaaaacagtttcctttttttattttttggcctcctcctccccaatAAAACCAAATCTCTTACCGCACACACCTCCTCCAACGTACCCGCGCCTCCCCACAATATTTTCAGTCActgcatttccccccctctccccccaaaaaagggagggagaaaaaactaTGAAAACccattccctttctttcgcaccaccaccaccacggcgATCATctgagtaataataataatagtaataataataataatagtaataataataataaccccCGTGGCTCAAGAGAATGAAGTACGATTGGCCCCCAGTAGACCCCTCCGCCCTGCAGCAGTTGCAACGCTGGTGCCGCTTCCAGCGACTACGATGCCGGTGTTGGGATTACAAAAGGAGCGTAGAGGACCTGATCCACTTCCTCCTGACACTATCATTGCCCGCCTCACCATTCCGCATACAAATGAGCGAGGCGGCATCGATGGGTGAGTGTGTGACAACAACTGAACCGCCTGATCATATGGAAGAAAACTCGGAACCCCCTTAACCGTTAGAGGCGGAAATACCCGACCATCTTTAATGGTGATCGCTTCAGGAAGCTCTTCTGCCTTCATCGCATCCATCACAGTAACGAGTGGGTCACCGGTGGAGTCACGCGCGAGTGCTACCTGACCACCATTCATGAACGCTAACTTGAAGTAACGCTCCGCTATTTCTATTTGTAACTGCCGTTGCAGAGCCATCAGTAAACCTCTTGGGTTATGGTACGCAGTTGCAGTTAGACGGCTCATCGGGTTCCATCCCTTCAAGTCAAGTAGTGCCACAAGAAGTGCCTTTCCAACATCTCCAAACATTGCAGTGGTATACCGAGGACATGTCCCATTTTGCTGCACTTCAGCCTCCTCAACTGGTGAATTCATGAGAGCTGCGACACCGTTAAGAGCGTTTCCCACGACATGAGAAGCCTCAATCGTGTAGCTATGAATCATACCGGTTCTTTGATATAACGTCACTCGGCTAGAATTGTCGCGACCCTCACCCGTCTTTCCCGTAGCAAACATGTTCGCCTCAGAGAAGTTGCATGACTGAAATTCAAAGTAAGGTGTATTCAAGGACACAAGCTTTGTGTACAAGAGGCATTGCAACAGCTCCGGTGCATCCATCGAGTTCCCATAGAAGAACATCCCGCGCTTGTTGGAGTGGGCGTGCATATCAATGAACAAGGCGAgtttcccctttgtttcgcTGAGGGAATCCAACAAACCTCTAATATGATACGGTGCCGGGTGACGACGCTTAGATGGTGTTCTATATGCGCGGTTAAGGTTCACACCCTCTGTGTCGACGCGTGTGTGACCACGTGCTACACCATCGGGATTAATCATTGGCACAATATAAAACACAAAGTGTGAACGCAGCGCTTCTGCACGCGGGTCACCTTTGTTAAGAAGGAACTCAATGCAGCCGTGCATCATGTGGCTCGACGGGCATTCCCCCGGATGCACACGCGCCGTGAGAACAACAGCGAGCTTTCCAGAAAACAAGTGAGGGCGGGACGTCTCACCCCGTACAGAAGAATACGGTGCCTCACCGTTGCTAAATAGAGGAACACGTTTCTCAGAAACACCAAGATAGTCCGTGATGGTAAGCAAATCAACGTTCAATCCATCTAATGACTTACACAATATCTCATGAGAGAAGTATACGTCTGTAGTATAGGGCGTAGCCTTGCCGCTTCCAGACAGTTCACTAACATCCGTGGTATCCATAATTCCAGAGGCCAGCTGCTTCCAAACTTTAATGTTTTGTTGCAGAGTTGTATAGGAATACGGATGATTACTGGCCACGTAGATAGCTGGGCATTGCGGATGACCTAGCGGATATGGTGACTTGAGAGGTGTCTCAGCATCAATGCGGACATCGAATGTTAAGTTCATTGCGACATATtgatccttctttttcttttttgttcctgtttGCCCACCAGCAACCGTTAGATCGTTAATTTCTGGCATACCACCTTCTGAGCAACCCTTCGCCTCGGCATCCTCATCGCCACCGTACGCCTCCGGTTCCCCGTCACCTCCCTTCTTTGCCCAAGGTTTTAACACAAATCCCGGGTAGCCGGGCGTTGGTGGCATCACTTCTAATGGCGTAACGATAGCACGACCGGGAAGGCGGCAGTACTGCGGTTTCCCTGGGCAGACGGAGACGACGGGCATCCAACCGTATGTAAACATTTTGCAGTGCATCATACCCACAAAGGTAAAAGCAAGTACGCAACCTTTGGTTCCACCACGAATGGCAAAGTGAAACCACTGACGGTTGTTGGTTTGCTGAGGGGAATTACCACAGTCGGGAGCAGTGTACATCAGGTAACGAAAAGGTCCCGTGCGTTCAACCTGAATCAAATTCCCGCTGTCAAATTTTGAGGAGAACGAAAGACCATCTTCCGGGAACTCAAACTCCCGCTGGTtgtttggtggtggtgagggCGCCCAATTGGCTGGATCCTCTTCCCTGGCGTCTCCCAACGCCGTGCCACGGGCCGCCCCCGCAAGCGATTCACTGTTAATAAGACTTTTCTGCACCTTTGCTTCTACCATCATATTACTATATTCGTACAGACCAGTTTGTTTGCACCGTTTAAAGTTCTCTctgttctccttcttttgttttacctcTACTCACACTTAAgtacttttgttgttataaCTTCTACTTTCTGTTACTTAACCCCTCGCCTCCTCCAATGAACGGGTCGACGTGATTAATTATGGCTGCGGCTCACAGAGCCCCTCCAAGTTACGTATGTTTGTGCCTCCCTTTTATCTGTTTACCTACCTACCTCGACGTGTGGAACAAGTTGTGTGGATGGAGTTGGTCCAAACAggggagtgaaaaaaaaaaaaagagctctACGCgcagagaaaagagaatgaTGAAGTTTTAGAAGCGAAATACCAAAAAGCACGTGTGGGAAAGTTGTCCCACGCTACCAGTTTGGGAGCAACGTTACACATACGTTCTTCCTACCACTTGTTGAACGAAACTTAAGGTAGTAATAAATCCTTTTACGTTTGCATCCCCCTCTCCCTTACCGCTGTTGTCCCTCTTTGCTTCCAGCTGAGGTGAGGAGGGACCGAAGGCGAGCTTCACAACTTCACCACCCATACTTAACGCACCACTGAGTACCAAAGAATAGGCAAAgccaaaagaaagtgaagaaaagtggTCCACggactaaaaaaaaaaaggttaatCGACACCACTCACCTCATTCATTTTTCCATAACAATGTTGCCACTTCCCTGACGTCTTCCCTCCTCTTGCGTCCTGGTCGCGGGTATCACATAAAcctcagttgttttttttttttaaattaacCCAGCGTCGTGCAGAGAAGGGAAGCATGAGGATTGGGAAGAAAGGACAGCGAATGGAAACAAACACCAATAGACATACTTACTTACGCCAACCCCAACTCCACTTCCAACGCGACCCCTCATCGGCGGCCTCCGCCCCgtctccttttgtttcggCGGCCGCGGGGGCCTCGCTTGTTGGGTAGTCGACATACGTGGAAGCAATATCCACAAAAACAGGTTTACACGGCACTGCCTGATAATCTGGTGGAAACTTAATGACATTGTGCGCTACTGCCACCTCATCACCCGCATCTACAAGGTAGGGCACAAAGGCCTGTCGcttcttgttttcctctccaATCCCCGCCACGGAAGACAACAAAGTTGATGAGGCGAGACGAAGTGCGGATTTCTCCACGAGGAGGCGCAAGTTCTCTACAGTTGGTGTCGATGGTATCCCGTCAAGAACTGACAGAGCGGCCTTGTAGCAATTTTGAGCCCGCTCGCTCTCCTTCGTAATGCGCCAGCTCTCCCCTAAATACAGGAGTTTGCCCGCACGGCATAAGGCAGAGTTTTCTTCCACGTCAGATCGACCATCGACACCGGGTAGCATTTCCATATCTCCAATCGTTTCCAACGCCGCATCGTAGAGGCGAACAATCTCCATGGGAGAGGCGTATTGCGATGGCTGGATTTCCTTTCGGCTCTTCCCACCAGCAATACCACCAGTGCCAACTCCGGAAATTACGCTAACAGTGCGGGCGCTGCGATCAACGTTATTGCCACTAAGGCATTTCTCCGTTGCATGAAAACGGCGCGCGTGCACCTCCACCATGAAAAGAGTACGCTGCAACGTTTCGTATGAGACTTGGAATATCAAGTAATGCACCAAAAGTTGTAGCTCcgtcttttgtttctcatcCGAAAGCGTTCTCAAGTCCTTGCGGGCATGAGCTAAGGCGTCATTAAGAGATCCAATGCGCCGGTCCATAAGGTCGAGTGCTCGGTTCTGAAGCCCGACGGGAATGAGAGAACTGGCCTCAGTCGCCTTCGCCTTTGCTGCCTCCACATTGACCGCCCGTGCACCCCGCAACGCATCCCTCACTTTAATCGAGGCAACATTTAGCTGCCGGTTATTCCATTCGATGGTAGTGGCGCCAATGCTTTCGGGAGTGTCCTCGAGGCTAAGGTTTGGTTTGTACGACGAGGGATCCTCACCCAGTCGAAGCATGCAGAACACCACGCGATCGTCCAACTCCGTTACCTTCGAAAAGATAAGCGATAGCTGCTCAGGGTTGCTACACTTCCGCAGTTCGTAGTACAGCTCACGGGAATCACGGAAGTGGTCCCTCGCCTCTGCCATTAGCCCATGTGCTGCAGCCGCACGTCCCTTAACTTCCAGTACGTAAGCCGAAACCTCTTTCTGAAGTCTCTCATTTGCAACAACCTGCGCAATGGCCTGCAGCTTCGTAGCCCACTTTACCGACTTGTTCAGCCGCTTCCTATATTGACATTTCGGTGGAATACCGCCAGGAGGCTTTGCCTCGGTCCCTTCAGCACTGCTGGCGGTGCGATGTTTCTCCTGCATATCTTCCGCAGCCGCCCAACATCTCTCTGCACAGAGAATCAGCAGTTGCAAGTGCTCGGGCTTCGTCGCGTTATGAGGCGTAACTTCCTTCTGTTGGAATTTCTTTGTATTCTGCAGCATTCCAAGCTGACTACGAA encodes the following:
- a CDS encoding selenocysteine-tRNA-specific elongation factor, putative (similar to SP:Q9JHW4: Selenocysteine-specific elongation factor (Elongation factor sec)(mSelB). {Mus musculus}; similar to Selenocysteine-specific elongation factor (Elongation factor sec). (Swiss-Prot:P57772) [Homo sapiens;]), whose amino-acid sequence is MTEVNDVASVNINIGILGHVDSGKTSLARALSSTASTAAFDKSPESQRRGITLDLGFSATCVPTEGIAPDLFNAGIQQVQCTFVDCPGHASLIRTVLGGAQIIDMMILVIDACKGIQTQTAECIVIGEVLCKPLVLVINKVDAIQGSTSEEKRAAIDKLRKRLQKTFERTRWPSVAMVEVAAAPRREESGGTTCEGCMMSPINVEKVLPAVLSLVDADTIKRNKEAPLRPEDFVMMVDHCFALKGQGTVFTGTILRGQVSVGDSVVIPESHVVKKVKGLQVFRKPVQMARRGDRVGLSVVQFDAEGMERGLLCSALQQQQRQRSRADQAVHPVPVFESASVMVAEVSRVRFHQLPCNVHTKFHINIGHSTVMGTMRFFSRPTVCLPSDSQAGEELAEEPPFDLMQESQYVEELGEEAFITFECPSEDKHRWPGRPIAVKRGPLTYFAIVLLEKPILAAIGTPLIAARLDVERENMCRIALAGRVRALLHDDKDDAVMWRSMPIVRYKSRSLVVERVVSDRSCIASGVVTSEMHEARSGGGMSTNKKERDTKVKDALHAEVQKFIGLTVYFRPTSGDDGCCVNENGPGGLREGIIDSAFGKTGKVKLVFKEPVFAVDDRGAEAGKGKRNEVIFLSEGVVELTLKKYPLALHSQLQQ
- a CDS encoding zinc carboxypeptidase, putative (metallo-peptidase, Clan MC, Family M14: curated by J. Mottram.), which produces MMVEAKVQKSLINSESLAGAARGTALGDAREEDPANWAPSPPPNNQREFEFPEDGLSFSSKFDSGNLIQVERTGPFRYLMYTAPDCGNSPQQTNNRQWFHFAIRGGTKGCVLAFTFVGMMHCKMFTYGWMPVVSVCPGKPQYCRLPGRAIVTPLEVMPPTPGYPGFVLKPWAKKGGDGEPEAYGGDEDAEAKGCSEGGMPEINDLTVAGGQTGTKKKKKDQYVAMNLTFDVRIDAETPLKSPYPLGHPQCPAIYVASNHPYSYTTLQQNIKVWKQLASGIMDTTDVSELSGSGKATPYTTDVYFSHEILCKSLDGLNVDLLTITDYLGVSEKRVPLFSNGEAPYSSVRGETSRPHLFSGKLAVVLTARVHPGECPSSHMMHGCIEFLLNKGDPRAEALRSHFVFYIVPMINPDGVARGHTRVDTEGVNLNRAYRTPSKRRHPAPYHIRGLLDSLSETKGKLALFIDMHAHSNKRGMFFYGNSMDAPELLQCLLYTKLVSLNTPYFEFQSCNFSEANMFATGKTGEGRDNSSRVTLYQRTGMIHSYTIEASHVVGNALNGVAALMNSPVEEAEVQQNGTCPRYTTAMFGDVGKALLVALLDLKGWNPMSRLTATAYHNPRGLLMALQRQLQIEIAERYFKLAFMNGGQVALARDSTGDPLVTVMDAMKAEELPEAITIKDGRVFPPLTVKGVPSFLPYDQAVQLLSHTHPSMPPRSFVCGMVRRAMIVSGGSGSGPLRSFCNPNTGIVVAGSGTSVATAAGRRGLLGANRTSFS